One genomic window of Evansella cellulosilytica DSM 2522 includes the following:
- the ptsG gene encoding glucose-specific PTS transporter subunit IIBC, with product MFKKLFGQLQRIGKSLMLPVAILPAAGLLLAIGNAMKNPNMTSLMPFLENDFFASLATMMESAGGIIFDNLAIIFALGVAVGLANGAGVAALAAIVGFLVMNVTMSVMGGLTVEGVLTEGNPAHALVLGIPTLQTGVFGGIIIGALAAWAYNRYYTIELPAFLGFFAGKRFVPIVTAFTAFFVGVAMFFVWPPIQTGLNTASEFLMNEAMTLAVFAFGFIKRLLIPFGLHHIFHAPFWFEFGSYTTAAGDVVRGDMNIFFAQLRDGAELTAGHFMAGEFPIMMFGLPAAALAMYHQARPENKKIVGGLLGSAALTSFLTGITEPIEFSFLFLSPLLFFIHAVLDGLSFVILYWLNINMGYTFSGGAIDFFLFGVVPGREPWWLVILVGLVFAVIYYVLFTFMIKKFNLMTPGREKNVGMVDEDQNNRKGGGNTELPYNILKALGGKENLTHLDACITRLRVSVSDNTKVDKNRLKELGASGVMQVDQNFQAIFGPRSETIKSQIEDIISGKTPTPEEEIETPSNENCDAPMEGDDNAEANAVGVPATQVSIAVPMAGVIKPISEVPDQMFAEKMMGDGFAVDPTDSNGAVVSPVSGTIVNLFHTKHAIGIETEGGTEVLVHVGIDTVKLGGKGFEAAVAQGDKVEQGQKLLQVDLASVKNEAPSVMTPIVFTNLKEDEYVVIDRPGPTKAGETGRIRIAKK from the coding sequence ATGTTTAAAAAGCTATTTGGTCAATTGCAGCGTATTGGTAAGTCACTCATGCTACCAGTTGCTATTTTACCTGCTGCAGGTTTACTTCTTGCAATTGGTAATGCAATGAAAAATCCAAATATGACATCATTAATGCCCTTTTTAGAAAACGATTTCTTCGCTTCTTTAGCTACTATGATGGAATCGGCTGGGGGTATCATTTTTGACAACTTGGCGATTATTTTCGCTCTAGGTGTCGCCGTCGGTTTAGCGAACGGAGCTGGGGTAGCAGCATTAGCCGCTATCGTTGGTTTCCTCGTCATGAACGTGACAATGAGTGTGATGGGCGGATTAACTGTTGAAGGAGTTTTAACAGAAGGAAATCCTGCTCATGCGCTCGTCCTCGGTATCCCAACATTACAAACGGGTGTATTCGGGGGGATCATTATCGGTGCGCTCGCTGCATGGGCGTATAACCGATATTACACGATTGAATTACCAGCGTTTTTAGGATTCTTTGCTGGAAAACGTTTCGTACCAATTGTAACAGCATTTACTGCATTTTTCGTCGGTGTGGCAATGTTTTTCGTGTGGCCACCAATTCAAACTGGTTTAAACACTGCATCTGAATTTTTAATGAATGAAGCGATGACGCTTGCCGTCTTTGCATTTGGTTTCATTAAGCGTTTATTAATTCCATTCGGACTTCATCATATTTTCCACGCTCCGTTTTGGTTTGAATTCGGTTCTTACACTACGGCTGCAGGAGATGTAGTCCGTGGAGATATGAACATCTTTTTCGCACAATTACGTGATGGTGCTGAATTAACAGCGGGTCACTTCATGGCTGGGGAATTCCCAATTATGATGTTCGGTCTTCCAGCTGCGGCATTGGCAATGTACCATCAAGCACGTCCAGAAAATAAAAAAATTGTTGGTGGTTTATTAGGTTCAGCTGCCTTAACTTCCTTTTTAACTGGAATTACTGAGCCAATTGAATTCTCATTCTTGTTCTTATCACCGTTACTATTCTTCATTCACGCGGTGTTAGACGGTTTATCATTCGTTATCCTGTATTGGCTAAACATTAACATGGGGTACACATTCTCAGGTGGTGCGATCGACTTCTTCCTATTCGGTGTCGTTCCTGGTCGTGAACCGTGGTGGCTTGTAATTCTCGTTGGTTTAGTGTTTGCTGTAATTTACTATGTGCTATTTACATTCATGATCAAAAAGTTTAATCTCATGACACCAGGCCGTGAGAAAAACGTTGGCATGGTTGATGAAGATCAAAATAACCGTAAAGGCGGCGGCAATACTGAGCTTCCTTACAACATCTTAAAAGCGTTAGGTGGTAAAGAAAACTTAACTCACCTTGATGCTTGTATTACTCGCTTACGTGTATCTGTGTCTGATAACACAAAAGTAGATAAAAATCGTCTGAAGGAGCTTGGCGCATCTGGTGTCATGCAAGTGGACCAAAACTTCCAAGCAATATTTGGTCCTAGATCAGAAACAATTAAGAGTCAAATTGAAGACATTATTAGTGGAAAAACACCGACTCCTGAGGAGGAAATTGAAACACCTTCTAACGAGAACTGCGATGCTCCGATGGAAGGTGACGATAATGCCGAGGCTAATGCGGTAGGTGTTCCTGCAACGCAAGTTTCTATTGCAGTACCAATGGCTGGGGTTATCAAACCAATTTCTGAAGTACCTGATCAAATGTTCGCAGAAAAAATGATGGGTGACGGTTTCGCGGTTGATCCAACAGATTCTAACGGTGCAGTCGTTTCTCCTGTAAGTGGAACAATCGTTAACTTATTCCACACAAAACACGCGATCGGTATCGAAACGGAAGGTGGAACAGAGGTGTTAGTCCATGTCGGAATCGACACTGTCAAGCTTGGCGGAAAAGGCTTTGAAGCTGCAGTAGCGCAAGGAGACAAAGTCGAACAAGGACAAAAGCTTCTTCAAGTAGACCTGGCATCAGTGAAAAACGAAGCGCCTTCTGTCATGACACCTATTGTGTTCACTAACTTAAAAGAAGATGAATATGTCGTCATCGATAGACCTGGACCAACAAAAGCTGGTGAAACAGGCAGAATCCGAATTGCAAAGAAATAA
- a CDS encoding YjfB family protein, giving the protein MLSMGMSQAYVKQEASMAMMKKAMGSAEQNGDFVSKMLEGTQAPATADAPHPYLGGKIDVKL; this is encoded by the coding sequence ATGCTATCGATGGGGATGAGTCAAGCGTATGTGAAGCAGGAAGCATCTATGGCCATGATGAAAAAGGCGATGGGGTCAGCGGAGCAAAATGGAGACTTTGTATCGAAAATGCTAGAAGGTACGCAAGCGCCGGCTACGGCCGATGCACCTCACCCTTATTTAGGCGGTAAAATCGATGTGAAACTATAA
- a CDS encoding flagellar protein FlaG, with translation MEVKSSLGSMSVNELYSQIKADRVEQQQTNTQGSVDTSSRKAEATSYEESRTWSVEVLDEKIGALNHLTEAQFTSLKFERHEKLDRTIVTVIDRDTEEVIKEIPPQEFLDMISSMLEFAGIIIDEKI, from the coding sequence ATGGAAGTGAAGTCAAGTTTAGGCTCAATGTCTGTAAACGAACTATACTCTCAAATAAAAGCGGATAGAGTAGAGCAACAGCAGACAAATACACAAGGAAGTGTAGATACATCATCTAGAAAAGCAGAGGCTACATCATACGAAGAATCACGTACATGGAGTGTGGAAGTGTTAGATGAAAAAATTGGGGCACTCAATCATTTAACAGAGGCTCAATTTACCTCTTTAAAGTTTGAACGTCATGAGAAGTTAGACAGAACGATCGTAACTGTTATAGACCGTGACACAGAAGAGGTAATTAAAGAAATTCCACCACAAGAATTTTTAGATATGATATCCTCTATGCTTGAGTTTGCCGGTATTATTATTGATGAAAAGATTTAA
- the pseC gene encoding UDP-4-amino-4,6-dideoxy-N-acetyl-beta-L-altrosamine transaminase, with product MLAIHGGKPVRDSFLSYGKQYIDDEDINAVIEVLKSPFLTQGPAVERFEDAVAKYVGAKHAVAFANGTAALHGAYYAAGVTKGDEIITPAMTFAATVNAALYQGARPVFSDIDKDTYNLDPKKIEDKITERTKAIVSVDYTGQPVDYHSFQKLAKKHHLVFISDGAHSLGATFEGRKVGKQADMTMFSFHPVKPVTTGEGGIVVTDNSVYANQLRLFRSHGITKTEVSEKEGPWFYEMVELGMNYRMNDIQAALGTSQLRKIDEFILKRKKISEQYTTRFQKIPGLITPKQLNHTESGWHLYILQLDLSCFSVGRKEIFEALRAENIGVHVHYIPVYKHPYYRKLGYTSMKTPITEEIYEGIITLPIFPTMTKKDVEDVITSVLKVISEYKIK from the coding sequence ATGTTAGCCATACATGGTGGGAAACCAGTAAGAGACTCCTTTTTGTCGTATGGAAAACAATATATAGATGATGAGGATATTAATGCAGTGATTGAAGTATTAAAAAGTCCTTTTCTAACACAAGGGCCTGCTGTTGAGAGGTTTGAAGACGCAGTTGCGAAGTATGTTGGAGCTAAACATGCAGTTGCCTTTGCTAATGGTACAGCTGCACTACATGGTGCCTATTATGCCGCTGGAGTTACAAAAGGAGATGAAATAATTACGCCTGCAATGACCTTTGCAGCAACGGTAAATGCTGCGCTTTATCAGGGAGCAAGGCCAGTATTTTCCGATATAGATAAAGATACATATAATTTAGATCCAAAGAAAATAGAGGATAAAATTACAGAACGCACAAAAGCGATTGTTTCAGTTGATTATACAGGGCAGCCCGTAGATTATCATTCATTTCAAAAATTGGCAAAGAAACATCATTTAGTTTTTATTAGCGATGGGGCACATTCACTAGGTGCAACTTTTGAGGGGAGAAAGGTTGGGAAACAAGCTGATATGACCATGTTTAGTTTCCACCCTGTAAAACCAGTAACTACAGGTGAAGGTGGTATAGTCGTTACTGATAATAGTGTTTATGCTAATCAACTCAGGTTATTTAGATCACATGGTATAACGAAAACAGAAGTAAGCGAGAAAGAAGGACCGTGGTTTTATGAAATGGTAGAACTCGGGATGAATTATCGCATGAATGATATACAGGCCGCTTTAGGCACGTCCCAACTCAGAAAAATAGACGAATTTATACTAAAACGAAAAAAGATATCTGAGCAGTATACGACAAGATTTCAGAAAATACCGGGACTCATCACACCTAAACAACTTAATCATACTGAATCCGGTTGGCATCTATATATATTACAACTAGATTTATCTTGTTTTTCTGTTGGGAGAAAAGAAATATTTGAGGCATTGCGAGCAGAAAATATTGGTGTACATGTCCATTACATACCTGTCTATAAACATCCATATTATAGGAAGTTAGGGTATACTAGTATGAAAACACCAATAACTGAGGAAATATATGAGGGTATAATCACGCTACCAATCTTTCCAACGATGACTAAAAAGGATGTTGAAGATGTTATAACAAGTGTTTTAAAAGTGATTTCAGAATACAAAATAAAATAA
- a CDS encoding flagellar protein FliT, translating into MNEFVKLYEVTKELFDHVNTSPDKEAREDYIEKLNALIEKRASIITSITREATDKEKLLLKQAANLNEQMTQKLQEVLHAIKRDMQSLKKKKDTGQRYENPYNYAPIDGAFIDKKN; encoded by the coding sequence GTGAATGAGTTCGTCAAACTCTATGAAGTGACAAAGGAGCTTTTCGATCATGTTAATACCTCTCCAGATAAAGAGGCAAGAGAAGACTATATCGAAAAGTTGAATGCATTAATTGAAAAGCGAGCTTCGATTATAACGTCTATTACTAGAGAAGCAACAGATAAGGAAAAGTTATTATTAAAGCAGGCAGCAAACCTAAATGAACAAATGACACAGAAGCTTCAAGAAGTGCTACATGCAATAAAGCGTGATATGCAAAGTTTGAAAAAGAAGAAGGATACGGGCCAGCGCTATGAAAATCCATACAATTATGCGCCGATTGACGGTGCATTTATAGATAAAAAGAATTAA
- the cspD gene encoding cold-shock protein CspD produces the protein MQGKVKWFNAEKGFGFIEREGGDDVFVHFSAIEQEGFKTLEEGQEVEFEIVEGARGPQASNVVKL, from the coding sequence ATGCAAGGAAAAGTGAAATGGTTTAACGCAGAAAAAGGATTTGGCTTTATCGAGCGCGAAGGTGGAGACGACGTATTCGTACATTTCTCTGCTATTGAGCAAGAAGGTTTCAAAACTCTTGAAGAAGGACAAGAAGTTGAGTTTGAAATTGTTGAAGGTGCTCGTGGACCACAAGCCTCTAACGTAGTTAAGCTGTAA
- a CDS encoding flagellar hook-associated protein 2, with protein MRIGGLASGMDTQQMITDLMKAERMPLDKLIQRRTTLEWQRDAYRDINLQITNLRDSFRATGLGLQATFLQKSVNSSNQSVVRATATANAPNTSVQMNVQRLATASTYVSQNTLSAEVQDLELKDWNVPGLTFENGVANFEMTVKDPSTGESRVASFQLKETDKLSNVLTTLNSSSLGFNAYMDQNAAADSPQIVLNMRNTGANSDINFDQVGEEGDSTKLNNGLALFQSLGFTTVSPTEEGETSTTLSLEGGRPGTNARFTLNGHTTERTTNQFTINGVNYSLTGVSSSPDEITMITTQTNTDKIFEDIMKFVEQYNELVDKINGSVNEPRHRDFPPLTDEQRREMTEYEVEMWEEKAKSGLLRGDSALNSALSQMRSAMFSVVGVQGDLIRDLSQIGLVSSPNYMDGGKIVLDHTAREMPNGERMTGEDRLRYYIENHGEELYGFFMGDGPEASDKGILRKLRPALEGAMDRITSRAGREGRTNHQFTLGRELINVEDRITNFERRLQQTEQRYWNQFTAMETAMAQMNSQAEQMWAMVSGMMGN; from the coding sequence ATGCGTATTGGTGGATTAGCTTCTGGAATGGATACACAACAGATGATAACAGATTTGATGAAAGCAGAACGTATGCCATTAGATAAATTAATTCAAAGAAGAACTACTCTTGAATGGCAAAGGGATGCCTATCGTGACATTAATTTACAGATTACTAATTTAAGAGATTCTTTTCGAGCAACTGGCTTAGGATTACAGGCCACCTTTTTACAAAAATCGGTTAATAGCTCTAACCAAAGTGTGGTAAGGGCTACTGCCACTGCTAACGCTCCTAACACGAGTGTACAAATGAATGTTCAAAGATTGGCAACGGCAAGTACCTATGTTTCTCAAAATACATTGTCAGCCGAAGTTCAAGATTTGGAGTTAAAAGATTGGAATGTACCTGGATTAACATTTGAAAATGGCGTTGCAAACTTCGAAATGACAGTAAAAGATCCTAGTACTGGTGAATCTAGAGTAGCTTCATTTCAATTAAAGGAAACTGACAAACTATCCAATGTATTAACAACACTTAATAGTTCGTCACTAGGTTTTAATGCCTATATGGATCAAAATGCTGCCGCCGATAGTCCTCAAATCGTTTTAAATATGAGAAATACAGGTGCAAATAGTGATATTAACTTTGATCAAGTCGGAGAAGAAGGCGATTCAACAAAATTAAATAATGGTTTAGCATTGTTCCAAAGTCTAGGCTTCACAACTGTGTCACCAACTGAAGAAGGAGAAACCTCTACTACACTATCTCTTGAAGGTGGACGTCCAGGAACAAACGCTAGGTTTACATTAAATGGGCATACGACGGAAAGAACGACAAACCAGTTTACAATTAATGGTGTGAATTATTCCCTTACAGGTGTTTCAAGCAGTCCAGATGAAATTACAATGATAACAACACAGACGAATACCGATAAAATCTTTGAAGATATTATGAAATTCGTTGAGCAATATAATGAGCTTGTAGACAAGATTAATGGTTCTGTAAATGAACCACGTCATCGTGACTTTCCTCCATTAACAGACGAACAAAGAAGAGAAATGACTGAATATGAGGTTGAAATGTGGGAAGAAAAAGCCAAAAGTGGCTTATTACGTGGAGATTCGGCTTTAAATTCTGCGTTGTCTCAAATGAGGTCAGCAATGTTTTCGGTAGTTGGGGTTCAAGGAGATCTAATAAGAGACTTATCTCAAATAGGTTTAGTATCATCTCCAAATTACATGGATGGTGGTAAGATTGTATTAGATCATACTGCAAGGGAAATGCCGAATGGAGAAAGGATGACAGGAGAGGACCGTCTTCGTTATTATATAGAAAACCATGGGGAAGAACTTTATGGATTTTTTATGGGAGATGGACCAGAAGCAAGTGATAAAGGAATTTTAAGAAAGCTACGGCCAGCATTGGAAGGTGCAATGGACCGAATTACATCTCGTGCAGGACGCGAGGGAAGAACAAATCATCAATTTACATTAGGTAGAGAGTTAATCAATGTTGAAGATAGAATTACAAATTTCGAACGTCGTTTACAGCAAACAGAACAAAGGTACTGGAACCAATTCACGGCGATGGAAACAGCTATGGCGCAAATGAACTCACAAGCAGAACAAATGTGGGCGATGGTAAGTGGTATGATGGGTAATTAA
- a CDS encoding single-stranded DNA-binding protein — protein sequence MLNQVMLIGRISKDPVMNTTKEGTAVTRLHLAVRRNYKNAEGNYDTDFISCTAWKKLAETTSDYCSKGSLVCVTGRIQMRSYDIGDNRRMTVSEIVAENVTFLQLKRNQTTTSQVNATNGASSQYGSNHIQQVPIPTGNGTSNNREIPFDMDTPPQSNATAPPSTHEESANNHTIESIASPSVPPPDSQQLNGQATTTNDLPF from the coding sequence ATGTTAAACCAAGTCATGCTTATAGGACGTATTTCTAAAGATCCAGTAATGAACACAACAAAGGAAGGAACTGCTGTTACACGATTGCATTTAGCTGTGCGACGTAATTACAAAAATGCTGAAGGAAACTATGATACAGACTTCATATCATGTACAGCATGGAAAAAGCTAGCTGAAACGACGAGTGATTACTGCTCTAAAGGGTCACTTGTTTGCGTCACAGGGCGCATTCAAATGCGCAGCTATGATATTGGCGATAATAGACGAATGACCGTATCTGAAATCGTTGCTGAAAACGTGACATTTTTACAGCTCAAGCGTAATCAAACAACGACAAGTCAAGTTAACGCTACAAATGGTGCTAGTTCACAATATGGATCAAATCACATTCAGCAAGTACCTATCCCTACTGGTAACGGCACGAGCAACAACCGTGAAATTCCATTTGACATGGATACACCGCCACAAAGTAATGCCACAGCTCCCCCTTCAACTCATGAGGAGAGTGCTAACAACCATACAATAGAAAGTATAGCTTCCCCTTCTGTGCCACCACCGGATTCACAACAGCTTAATGGACAAGCAACAACTACAAATGATCTACCTTTTTAA
- the fliS gene encoding flagellar export chaperone FliS codes for MAVNNPYANYKQKAAETKTPGELTLMLYEGCLKFIKQAGKAMDEENYQDKNTNLIKAQNIVKELMVTLKTDTEVAIGMLQMYDFILSRLTDANINNDVDALKEAEEFVVEFRDTWKQVIQIDRKQRHGVGVGGGSSK; via the coding sequence ATGGCAGTAAATAATCCGTACGCCAATTATAAACAGAAAGCAGCGGAAACGAAAACACCTGGAGAACTAACGTTAATGCTTTATGAAGGATGCTTGAAGTTTATAAAACAAGCGGGAAAAGCGATGGATGAGGAAAACTACCAAGATAAAAATACCAATCTTATAAAAGCACAGAATATTGTTAAAGAGTTAATGGTCACATTAAAGACAGACACTGAAGTTGCGATAGGTATGCTGCAAATGTACGACTTCATTTTAAGTCGTCTCACAGATGCAAATATTAATAATGATGTAGATGCACTAAAGGAAGCAGAAGAATTTGTTGTTGAATTCCGTGATACTTGGAAGCAAGTCATTCAAATTGACCGTAAACAACGCCACGGTGTTGGTGTCGGTGGGGGATCTAGCAAGTGA
- the hpf gene encoding ribosome hibernation-promoting factor, HPF/YfiA family, whose amino-acid sequence MNFNIRGENLEITPALRDYVEKKVGKLDKYFESPLKSDVNVKMSVLNNNQKVEITIPMVKLLLRAEEKHSDMYAAIDLVIEKLERQIRKHKTKVNKKFRQDDSLKYMFKNELEPLQEEVKVAVEDEDEFEIVRTKRFDLKPMDAEEAVLQMDMLGHNFFVFSNAISGSTNVVYKRKDGRYGLIEPEA is encoded by the coding sequence ATGAATTTCAATATTCGTGGCGAAAACCTTGAAATCACACCAGCACTTAGAGACTATGTTGAGAAAAAGGTTGGAAAGCTTGATAAGTACTTTGAGAGTCCGCTAAAGTCTGATGTTAATGTAAAGATGAGTGTTTTAAACAACAACCAAAAGGTAGAGATTACAATCCCGATGGTGAAGCTTTTATTACGGGCAGAGGAAAAGCACTCTGACATGTATGCAGCGATTGATTTGGTTATTGAAAAATTAGAGCGTCAAATTAGAAAGCACAAAACGAAAGTGAATAAAAAGTTTCGACAGGATGATAGTCTAAAATATATGTTTAAAAATGAGTTAGAGCCTTTACAGGAAGAAGTAAAGGTTGCCGTTGAAGACGAAGATGAATTCGAAATTGTTCGTACGAAGCGCTTCGACTTAAAGCCGATGGACGCTGAAGAAGCCGTACTACAAATGGATATGCTTGGTCATAACTTCTTCGTATTCTCAAACGCAATAAGCGGCTCAACAAATGTAGTATACAAGCGTAAAGACGGCCGATACGGCTTAATAGAGCCTGAAGCTTAA
- the manA gene encoding mannose-6-phosphate isomerase, class I translates to MNDIIVLEPVLMEKIWGGSRLKQFGYDTPSDKTGECWGISGHAHGTNVVANGPYKGLTLRQLWEDHRELFANEEGDEFPLLVKIIDAQDDLSVQVHPDDTYAKEHENYAFGKTECWYILDKEPSSELVLGHNASTREELQQMVDDQEWKALFRSVPVEKGDFVYVPSGTVHAIGKGIMILEIQQSSDITYRFYDYGRKDTNGNERDLHIKDSVACSMVPHVDPVLDRSSWKEDGVAIERLIQEHYFTVHKWDINGNVVRENRSYLLMSVIEGTGSVVTEGGTHTLKKGDHFIIPSTVANYEIIGEMKVIVSETTK, encoded by the coding sequence ATGAACGATATTATCGTGTTAGAGCCAGTTCTAATGGAAAAAATATGGGGTGGAAGCCGACTCAAGCAGTTTGGATATGACACTCCGTCAGATAAAACAGGAGAGTGCTGGGGAATTTCGGGGCACGCACATGGAACGAATGTCGTTGCAAACGGGCCATACAAAGGGTTAACGCTACGTCAACTGTGGGAGGACCACCGTGAATTGTTTGCAAATGAGGAAGGGGATGAATTCCCACTACTCGTTAAAATTATTGATGCGCAAGACGATTTGTCAGTACAGGTGCACCCAGATGATACATACGCGAAGGAGCATGAAAACTACGCTTTTGGAAAAACAGAATGCTGGTACATTTTAGATAAAGAGCCTAGCTCGGAGCTAGTACTCGGACATAACGCTTCAACACGAGAAGAGCTACAGCAAATGGTCGATGATCAGGAGTGGAAGGCATTGTTCCGTTCTGTTCCTGTTGAAAAAGGAGACTTTGTTTATGTGCCAAGTGGAACTGTCCATGCGATCGGAAAAGGTATTATGATTCTTGAGATTCAGCAAAGCTCAGATATCACCTATCGTTTCTACGATTACGGCCGAAAAGATACAAATGGGAATGAACGTGATCTTCACATTAAAGATTCGGTTGCTTGTTCCATGGTTCCTCATGTTGATCCAGTATTAGACCGTTCGTCTTGGAAAGAAGATGGTGTTGCCATCGAGCGGCTCATTCAAGAGCATTATTTTACTGTCCATAAGTGGGACATTAACGGGAATGTTGTGCGTGAAAACAGATCGTATTTACTGATGAGTGTCATTGAAGGAACGGGTTCTGTCGTAACAGAAGGCGGAACACATACGTTGAAAAAGGGAGACCACTTTATTATTCCTTCCACTGTAGCAAACTACGAAATTATTGGTGAAATGAAAGTGATTGTCTCTGAGACAACGAAATAA
- the asnB gene encoding asparagine synthase (glutamine-hydrolyzing), with translation MCGFVGMVSNNSESLNQLPLEEMMNVIAHRGPDDAGTFGDQHVRLGFRRLSIVDIEKGHQPMCYAEDRYTIIFNGEIYNAPELREQLIDAGLSFQTNSDTEVILAAYHYYGDDCVSKLRGMFSFIIWDKKESRLFGARDPFGIKPLFYRELRDGTIIFASEKKSLFFLNEPTYIEGEAAFHYLTFQYAPEPHTVTANIMKVEPGHSFSWKPYESLRMYTYFTPTFIEKEKNRKWLAPFKRNALKIEKDEMTSSIKNTLIDSVKCHMRSDVPVGAFLSGGIDSSAIVAIAKQFHPNLNTFTAEFDRDGFSEGDVAEETAKALDVNHTRVKISVEDVMKELPKILWQMDEPVADPAAIPLYFVAQEASRHVTVVLSGEGADELFGGYNIYREPQSLKMFKAIPNRLKPSLKKIAEQLPVGMRGRSFIIRGCTPLEDRFVGNAKIFTDVEKEDILIPGSPDWKTSNIVKQLYAEARNANYDDVTTMQYVDIHTWLRGDILVKADKMTMAHSLELRVPFLDPQVFDVASKIPLRGKIQGTQTKLWLREALADIVPNHVLHRKKLGFPVPIRHWLKDEMYDWARSWIQASNTDHLFHKKNCLQLLEDHRLGKIDASRKIWTILTYMIWHHQYIEKKGEDDSSVYNIS, from the coding sequence ATGTGCGGGTTTGTGGGAATGGTAAGTAATAATTCTGAGTCATTGAATCAGCTTCCTTTAGAGGAAATGATGAATGTCATCGCGCACCGCGGGCCTGATGATGCTGGTACATTTGGTGATCAACATGTTCGACTGGGGTTTCGTAGACTCAGTATTGTAGACATTGAAAAAGGGCATCAACCAATGTGCTACGCCGAGGACCGATACACGATTATTTTTAACGGAGAGATCTATAATGCGCCTGAGCTTCGCGAGCAATTAATAGACGCAGGATTAAGCTTTCAAACGAACTCTGATACGGAAGTTATTCTTGCAGCCTATCATTATTATGGAGATGATTGTGTAAGCAAGCTGCGCGGGATGTTCTCATTTATCATCTGGGATAAAAAAGAGTCGAGGTTGTTTGGGGCGCGTGATCCATTTGGTATTAAACCTTTATTTTATCGTGAGTTGAGAGATGGGACAATCATCTTTGCTTCTGAGAAAAAATCATTATTTTTCCTTAACGAACCGACTTATATTGAAGGAGAAGCTGCCTTTCATTATTTAACATTCCAGTATGCACCTGAACCACACACTGTGACTGCAAACATCATGAAGGTCGAACCTGGACATTCTTTTTCATGGAAGCCATATGAATCCTTAAGAATGTACACCTATTTCACTCCTACGTTTATTGAAAAAGAAAAAAATAGGAAGTGGTTAGCTCCTTTCAAAAGAAATGCACTAAAAATAGAAAAAGATGAGATGACATCATCGATCAAAAATACATTAATAGACTCTGTAAAATGCCATATGCGCTCTGATGTACCTGTTGGTGCGTTCTTATCTGGCGGTATCGATTCATCTGCCATTGTTGCAATTGCTAAACAGTTCCATCCTAATTTGAATACATTTACGGCAGAGTTTGATAGAGATGGCTTTAGTGAAGGAGATGTAGCGGAAGAAACTGCGAAGGCATTGGATGTGAACCATACACGGGTGAAAATTTCAGTTGAAGATGTCATGAAGGAGCTTCCAAAAATTTTGTGGCAAATGGATGAGCCAGTAGCAGACCCTGCTGCGATTCCACTGTATTTTGTCGCTCAGGAAGCGAGTCGTCATGTAACCGTCGTGCTTTCAGGAGAAGGTGCAGATGAACTATTTGGCGGCTACAACATTTACCGTGAACCACAATCATTAAAGATGTTTAAGGCTATTCCAAATCGCCTTAAACCATCACTCAAAAAAATAGCGGAACAACTGCCAGTCGGAATGCGCGGTAGAAGCTTCATCATTCGTGGATGTACACCGCTTGAGGATCGCTTCGTCGGTAATGCTAAAATTTTTACCGATGTAGAAAAAGAAGACATTCTTATCCCTGGCTCTCCCGATTGGAAAACGAGCAATATTGTAAAACAGCTTTATGCAGAAGCAAGAAACGCGAATTACGATGATGTAACAACGATGCAATACGTCGACATTCATACGTGGCTTCGCGGTGATATTTTAGTAAAAGCAGACAAAATGACAATGGCGCATTCGTTAGAGCTCCGTGTACCGTTTTTAGATCCACAAGTTTTTGACGTAGCTTCAAAAATTCCGCTTCGCGGTAAAATACAAGGTACACAAACAAAGCTCTGGCTTCGTGAAGCATTAGCAGACATCGTTCCTAACCATGTCCTTCATCGAAAAAAACTCGGGTTCCCCGTACCAATTCGACACTGGCTGAAGGATGAAATGTACGATTGGGCAAGAAGCTGGATACAAGCAAGCAATACAGACCACTTATTTCACAAGAAAAACTGCTTGCAGCTGTTAGAGGATCATCGACTAGGAAAAATAGATGCCAGTCGTAAAATATGGACGATACTCACTTACATGATCTGGCACCATCAATACATCGAGAAAAAAGGCGAAGATGATTCATCTGTTTATAATATTAGTTGA